Proteins encoded by one window of Primulina huaijiensis isolate GDHJ02 chromosome 1, ASM1229523v2, whole genome shotgun sequence:
- the LOC140985587 gene encoding short chain aldehyde dehydrogenase 1-like — protein MNGFTKAEALMPRSRLEGKVAIITGGASGFGESTARLFALHGAKVIIADVQDDKGQSICEELNLPDQISYVHCDITSDDDVRNAVDLAVSKYGKLDIMFNNAGITGNLDFTIADADNDNFKRVFEVNVYGAFLGSKHAARVMIPARKGVILFTSSIASVVCGESPHSYTMSKHAVVGMMKNLCVELGQYGIRVNSISPCAVATPLLTQKMGVGRAVVEGIICASANLKGVVPTEDDVAEAALYLSSDESKFVSGVNLLVDGGYSTTNQSYSREIKNVFFPSRDT, from the exons atgaacggTTTCACCAAAGCTGAAGCTCTCATGCCAAGATCAAG ATTAGAAGGCAAAGTAGCCATTATTACCGGCGGCGCAAGCGGCTTCGGCGAGAGCACGGCCAGGCTTTTTGCCCTCCACGGTGCCAAAGTCATCATTGCCGACGTGCAAGACGACAAGGGCCAATCCATTTGCGAAGAACTCAATCTCCCCGATCAAATCTCGTACGTCCATTGCGACATCACCAGCGACGATGACGTCAGGAACGCCGTGGATCTCGCGGTCTCCAAGTACGGCAAGCTTGACATCATGTTCAACAACGCCGGCATCACGGGGAACCTGGATTTCACCATCGCCGATGCTGATAACGATAACTTCAAGAGGGTTTTCGAAGTAAACGTGTACGGCGCGTTCTTGGGATCCAAGCACGCCGCTAGGGTGATGATCCCGGCGAGAAAGGGGGTGATCCTGTTCACTTCGAGCATTGCTTCGGTTGTCTGCGGCGAATCGCCGCACTCTTACACCATGTCGAAGCATGCAGTGGTGGGGATGATGAAGAACCTTTGCGTGGAGCTGGGGCAGTACGGGATCAGAGTTAACAGCATATCGCCTTGCGCGGTGGCGACGCCGCTGCTCACGCAGAAAATGGGGGTGGGCAGAGCGGTGGTGGAGGGTATTATATGCGCCTCCGCCAACTTGAAAGGGGTGGTGCCGACGGAGGATGACGTGGCGGAGGCGGCGCTGTATCTGAGCAGCGATGAGTCAAAGTTTGTAAGCGGGGTGAATCTTTTGGTGGACGGTGGTTACAGCACCACTAACCAGAGTTACAGCAGGGAGATTAAAAACGTGTTTTTTCCAAGTCGTGATACCTGA
- the LOC140985610 gene encoding uncharacterized protein At5g03900, chloroplastic-like, producing MASMSICYFTISPKSHILTLNHKPLKPSQIHYFAPLKSRIIPRGRRLGCGKASVSLITASSSSGSGSGNADVVTTSAIRPGGRVESDKLPKDVRERAMAAIDSSGRRVTIGDVASKAGLKLSEAQKALQALAADTNGFLEVSDEGDVLYVFPKNYRSNLGAKSFKIKFEPLLEKGKMAAEYLVRVSFGTALIASIVLVYTTIIAIVSSSREEDNRGRRGRYYDSGFTFYLSPTDLFWYWDPYYYRRRRFREGDGGINFIESVFSFVFGDGDPNQGIEAERWKLIGQYIASNGGVVIAEELAPYLNLDTTDNKDDDSYILPVLLRFDGQPEVDEEGNILYRFPSLQRTAASQRSGRKEYVGKKWADWVGGVEKFFKEKIWQFSKTSASERAMVIGLGGLNLFGVLILGSMLKNMTVEPRGFISFVSNIFPILQIYAGSFFAIPLIRWFLVQNTNSKIVKRNQAREQRAKALESPDLSLRRKLLSARDMAQKTFIGQDRIVYSTERDIFDQDYETRDWDRRFKEIERSE from the exons ATGGCATCCATGTCCATCTGCTACTTTACTATTTCTCCGAAGTCCCACATCTTGACCCTTAACCACAAACCGCTGAAACCCTCCCAGATTCACTATTTCGCGCCGCTGAAATCGCGGATTATTCCTAGAGGTAGAAGGCTTGGGTGTGGAAAAGCCTCTGTTTCTTTAATTAcggccagcagcagcagcggaaGTGGGAGTGGTAATGCCGATGTCGTGACTACGTCTGCTATTAGGCCCGGGGGCAGAGTTGAGAGTGATAAATTGCCTAAGGATGTTAGGGAGCGGGCTATGGCTGCCATTGACTCGAGCGGGAGGAGAGTTACAATAGGTGATGTGGCAAGCAAGGCGGGGCTTAAGTTGAGTGAAGCTCAAAAGGCTCTTCAGGCTCTCGCTGCCGATACAAATGGCTTCTTGGAG GTGTCGGATGAAGGGGATGTTTTGTATGTGTTTCCAAAGAATTATCGATCCAACCTTGGGGCTAAGTCATTTAAGATCAAATTCGAACCTTTACTGGAGAAGGGGAAG ATGGCGGCAGAGTATTTAGTGAGGGTTTCCTTTGGGACAGCACTGATTGCGTCCATTGTTCTGGTGTATACCACAATAATAGCAATAGTTTCGAGCAGTCG AGAGGAGGACAATCGTGGAAGAAGAGGAAGATACTATGACTCTGGTTTCACATTTTACTTAAGTCCGACTGATTTGTTCTG GTATTGGGATCCATATTATTACAGGAGGCGGCGGTTCAGAGAAGGTGACGGTGGgattaattttattgaatca GTTTTCTCCTTTGTATTTGGGGATGGAGATCCCAATCAAGGTATTGAAGCAGAGAGGTGGAAGTTG ATTGGACAATATATAGCTTCAAATGGTGGTGTTGTGATTGCTGAGGAATTAGCTCCATATCTTAATCTGGACACTACAGATAATAAG GATGATGATTCATACATATTACCTGTACTTCTGCGATTTGATGGTCAGCCAGAAGTAGATGAAGAG GGGAACATTTTATACCGTTTTCCATCCCTACAACGCACTGCAGCCTCCCAGAGGAGTGGGCGGAAGGAATATGTTGGAAAAAAATGGGCTGATTGGGTCGGTGGAGTTGAAaagttttttaaagaaaagatATGGCAATTTAG CAAAACTAGTGCTTCAGAGAGGGCAATGGTGATTGGTCTTGGTGGACTTAATCTTTTTGGGGTTTTAATTCTTGGTTCCATGTTGAA GAATATGACAGTTGAGCCAAGGGGTTTCATATCATTTGTTTCCAACATATTTCCCATACTTCAG ATATATGCTGGGTCTTTCTTTGCCATTCCATTGATACGGTGGTTTTTGGTTCAAAATACAAACTCTAAAATTGTTAAAAGGAATCAAGCCAGGGAACAGCGTGCTAAGGCACTCGAATCACCTGATCTTTCCTTGAGGCGAAAG CTTCTGAGTGCTCGGGACATGGCCCAAAAGACGTTCATAGGACAAGATCGGATTGTTTACAGCACTGAGAGGGACATTTTCGATCAAGATTATGAGACCCGTGATTGGGACAGAAGGTTCAAAGAGATTGAAAGGTCTGAGTAA
- the LOC140985595 gene encoding cell division protein FtsZ homolog 2-1, chloroplastic-like isoform X1, producing MTACISPYFTAPDTRRSIGASNVLGARVSPLKIAEDKNGFSVMSQKCGLSFPQFKFLANSHKFDQFQSKDQLLNLHPEISMLRGETNITIGQPRQDSWSGSVAESLIGSSTSYNNNEAKIKVIGVGGGGSNAVNRMIESQMEGVEFWIVNTDIQAMRTSPVLSEHRLQIGQELTRGLGAGGDPDIGMSAAKESKKAIEDAVNGADMIFVTSGMGGGTGTGGAPVIAGIAKSMGILTVGIVTTPFSFEGRRRTVQAQEGIAALRENVDTLIVIPNDKLLTAVSPSTPVTEAFNLADDILRQGVRGISDIITIPGLVNVDFADVRAVMANAGSSLMGVGTATGKSRARDAALNAIQSPLLDIGIERATGIVWNITGGTDLTLSEVNAAAEVIYDLVDPNANLIFGAVIDPSLSGQVSITLIATGFKKLEASAGKSIQASPLDSNRPSGDVEIPEFLRKKGGPRYPTP from the exons ATGACTGCGTGCATATCCCCTTATTTCACTGCCCCAGATACTCGAAGATCAATAGGGGCGTCCAATGTTCTTGGAGCAAGAGTTTCCCCCTTAAAAATAGCGGAAGATAAGAATGGGTTTTCAGTTATGAGTCAAAAATGTGGCTTGAGTTTCCCCCAGTTCAAATTTTTAGCAAACTCTCACAAGTTCGATCAATTTCAGAGCAAGGACCAGCTTCTAAATCTACACCCTGAGATCTCAATGCTTAGAGGAGAGACAAACATTACAATTGGCCAGCCAAGACAAGATAGTTGGAGTGGAAGTGTTGCTGAGAGCTTGATAGGTTCGTCCACTTCATACAATAATAATGAGGCTAAAATCAAGGTTATTGGTGTTGGAGGCGGTGGCTCAAACGCTGTTAATCGTATGATAGAGAGTCAAATGGAGGGTGTCGAATTTTGGATTGTCAACACGGATATACAAGCCATGAGGACTTCACCAGTCCTCTCTGAGCATCGGTTGCAGATCGGCCAAGAGCTGACCCGAGGACTTGGTGCCGGTGGGGATCCAGATATTGGTATGAGTGCTGCTAAAGAAAGCAAAAAAGCCATAGAGGATGCGGTTAATGGGGCGGACATGATCTTCGTGACC TCTGGGATGGGTGGTGGAACAGGGACTGGTGGAGCTCCTGTAATTGCTGGCATTGCCAAGTCTATGGGTATTTTGACTGTTGGTATAGTCACCACACCCTTTTCTTTCGAGGGAAGGCGAAGAACTGTTCAAGCCCAAGAAGGAATTGCAGCTTTAAGAGAAAATGTTGACACTCTAATTGTCATCCCAAATGATAAACTACTGACTGCAGTTTCCCCATCTACGCCAGTAACAGAAGCGTTTAATCTTGCTGATGACATTCTACGCCAAGGAGTTCGTGGTATATCAGATATAATCACG ATTCCGGGGCTAGTAAATGTAGATTTTGCTGATGTGAGAGCTGTTATGGCTAACGCAGGTTCTTCGTTAATGGGTGTAGGAACTGCAACAG GAAAGAGCAGGGCGAGAGATGCTGCATTAAACGCCATTCAATCTCCTTTACTGGATATTGGCATAGAGAGAGCTACTGGAATTGTTTGGAATATAACTGGTGGTACTGATTTAACATTGTCTGAG GTAAATGCTGCTGCAGAGGTTATATATGACCTTGTGGATCCAAATGCCAACTTGATATTTGGTGCTGTGATAGATCCTTCACTAAGTGGTCAA GTTAGCATAACCTTGATAGCCACTGGGTTTAAAAAGCTGGAGGCAAGTGCTGGGAAATCTATCCAG GCATCTCCTTTAGATTCAAATAGGCCATCTGGCGATGTAGAGATCCCAGAGTTCTTGAGGAAGAAAGGAGGCCCTCGTTATCCTACAccgtaa
- the LOC140985595 gene encoding cell division protein FtsZ homolog 2-1, chloroplastic-like isoform X2: protein MTACISPYFTAPDTRRSIGASNVLGARVSPLKIAEDKNGFSVMSQKCGLSFPQFKFLANSHKFDQFQSKDQLLNLHPEISMLRGETNITIGQPRQDSWSGSVAESLIESQMEGVEFWIVNTDIQAMRTSPVLSEHRLQIGQELTRGLGAGGDPDIGMSAAKESKKAIEDAVNGADMIFVTSGMGGGTGTGGAPVIAGIAKSMGILTVGIVTTPFSFEGRRRTVQAQEGIAALRENVDTLIVIPNDKLLTAVSPSTPVTEAFNLADDILRQGVRGISDIITIPGLVNVDFADVRAVMANAGSSLMGVGTATGKSRARDAALNAIQSPLLDIGIERATGIVWNITGGTDLTLSEVNAAAEVIYDLVDPNANLIFGAVIDPSLSGQVSITLIATGFKKLEASAGKSIQASPLDSNRPSGDVEIPEFLRKKGGPRYPTP, encoded by the exons ATGACTGCGTGCATATCCCCTTATTTCACTGCCCCAGATACTCGAAGATCAATAGGGGCGTCCAATGTTCTTGGAGCAAGAGTTTCCCCCTTAAAAATAGCGGAAGATAAGAATGGGTTTTCAGTTATGAGTCAAAAATGTGGCTTGAGTTTCCCCCAGTTCAAATTTTTAGCAAACTCTCACAAGTTCGATCAATTTCAGAGCAAGGACCAGCTTCTAAATCTACACCCTGAGATCTCAATGCTTAGAGGAGAGACAAACATTACAATTGGCCAGCCAAGACAAGATAGTTGGAGTGGAAGTGTTGCTGAGAGCTTGATAG AGAGTCAAATGGAGGGTGTCGAATTTTGGATTGTCAACACGGATATACAAGCCATGAGGACTTCACCAGTCCTCTCTGAGCATCGGTTGCAGATCGGCCAAGAGCTGACCCGAGGACTTGGTGCCGGTGGGGATCCAGATATTGGTATGAGTGCTGCTAAAGAAAGCAAAAAAGCCATAGAGGATGCGGTTAATGGGGCGGACATGATCTTCGTGACC TCTGGGATGGGTGGTGGAACAGGGACTGGTGGAGCTCCTGTAATTGCTGGCATTGCCAAGTCTATGGGTATTTTGACTGTTGGTATAGTCACCACACCCTTTTCTTTCGAGGGAAGGCGAAGAACTGTTCAAGCCCAAGAAGGAATTGCAGCTTTAAGAGAAAATGTTGACACTCTAATTGTCATCCCAAATGATAAACTACTGACTGCAGTTTCCCCATCTACGCCAGTAACAGAAGCGTTTAATCTTGCTGATGACATTCTACGCCAAGGAGTTCGTGGTATATCAGATATAATCACG ATTCCGGGGCTAGTAAATGTAGATTTTGCTGATGTGAGAGCTGTTATGGCTAACGCAGGTTCTTCGTTAATGGGTGTAGGAACTGCAACAG GAAAGAGCAGGGCGAGAGATGCTGCATTAAACGCCATTCAATCTCCTTTACTGGATATTGGCATAGAGAGAGCTACTGGAATTGTTTGGAATATAACTGGTGGTACTGATTTAACATTGTCTGAG GTAAATGCTGCTGCAGAGGTTATATATGACCTTGTGGATCCAAATGCCAACTTGATATTTGGTGCTGTGATAGATCCTTCACTAAGTGGTCAA GTTAGCATAACCTTGATAGCCACTGGGTTTAAAAAGCTGGAGGCAAGTGCTGGGAAATCTATCCAG GCATCTCCTTTAGATTCAAATAGGCCATCTGGCGATGTAGAGATCCCAGAGTTCTTGAGGAAGAAAGGAGGCCCTCGTTATCCTACAccgtaa